Proteins encoded by one window of Candidatus Neomarinimicrobiota bacterium:
- a CDS encoding 1-deoxy-D-xylulose-5-phosphate reductoisomerase yields MKRIGIFGSTGSIGKNTIRIIREFPDKFRVIYLACGKNYRELIDQAKLLKPKMVAIYDENFVDIVKSELSSYGIKILSGNNGIRELAECKEVDLVVNAIVGFKGLEPTYICVKNGVNIALSNKESIVMAGEIITSIVKDKGINLHPIDSEHSAIWQCIIGEDKNFIKRIILTGSGGPFRQIQKECFANITPEQALKHPTWSMGKKITIDSATMMNKGLEVIEARWLFDIPAEKIDILIHPQSIVHSLVEFVDGSVKAQLGVPDMKLPIQFALSYPERFDKAWEKLNLENIGTLTFEQPDIEKFPCIRLAYESISIGGNAPAILNVANELAVYAFLDRKIKFNEISVLIEKALKEIDIIKNPSIEDIFLTEKEVSKYINLLI; encoded by the coding sequence AAAAACACTATCAGGATAATTAGGGAATTTCCCGATAAGTTTCGGGTAATATATCTTGCATGTGGGAAAAACTATAGAGAATTAATTGATCAGGCGAAATTATTGAAGCCTAAAATGGTTGCAATATATGATGAGAATTTTGTTGATATTGTGAAAAGTGAGCTTTCTTCTTATGGTATAAAGATACTCTCGGGAAATAATGGTATTAGGGAGCTTGCAGAATGCAAAGAGGTAGATCTTGTGGTAAATGCAATAGTGGGGTTTAAAGGTCTGGAACCTACATATATTTGTGTCAAAAATGGAGTGAATATTGCCCTTTCTAACAAAGAATCCATTGTGATGGCAGGTGAAATAATTACTTCAATTGTTAAAGATAAAGGGATTAATTTACATCCTATTGATAGTGAGCATAGTGCTATATGGCAATGTATTATTGGCGAGGATAAAAATTTTATAAAGAGAATTATTTTAACAGGGTCAGGTGGTCCATTTAGGCAAATACAGAAAGAATGTTTTGCGAATATAACACCTGAGCAGGCATTGAAACATCCTACATGGAGTATGGGCAAGAAGATTACTATTGACTCTGCAACCATGATGAATAAAGGGTTGGAAGTAATAGAAGCCAGATGGCTTTTCGACATTCCAGCAGAGAAAATAGATATACTGATACATCCTCAGTCAATAGTACATTCACTTGTCGAATTTGTTGATGGTTCGGTTAAGGCACAACTTGGGGTTCCGGATATGAAACTTCCAATACAATTTGCTCTTTCATATCCAGAAAGATTTGATAAAGCCTGGGAGAAATTGAACCTAGAAAATATTGGGACATTAACATTTGAACAGCCTGATATAGAAAAATTCCCCTGTATAAGACTTGCATATGAGTCAATTAGTATAGGGGGTAACGCACCTGCCATATTGAATGTAGCCAATGAACTTGCCGTTTATGCTTTTCTTGATAGAAAGATTAAATTTAACGAAATTTCTGTGTTAATTGAGAAAGCACTAAAGGAGATTGATATTATAAAAAATCCTTCGATAGAAGATATATTTTTAACGGAGAAAGAAGTATCGAAGTATATAAATTTGTTAATTTAA
- the rseP gene encoding RIP metalloprotease RseP — protein sequence MLTIISVLVVIGGVVLAHELGHFVFAKLTGMRVEIFSIGFPPKLFGKKIGETEYRISAIPLGGYVKVSGVVDESMDTEIKGEPWEFQSKNIVQKLLFISGGVLFNLLFAVFIFSILTGLSGIYEADNSPVIGEVMGKFPADSIGLIAGDRILAVNGIPTNSWNEITEIIHSYPDTIIRIKWERDGEVFEKEVHTLKNRILKGSKFVEVGLVGISPILHCKKATFFSAIGRGFENTFYWLKVTIISVKLLITGQESIRNIGGPIFIAQLAGQTARTGGLSALAGLMAIININLGLINILPLPALDGGHFLITLIEGIKGKPLTTRTKLIIQQIGIAIIILLTILVFYNDISRLFR from the coding sequence ATGCTAACGATAATTTCTGTATTGGTGGTTATAGGTGGGGTTGTATTGGCTCATGAATTGGGACATTTTGTGTTTGCAAAACTTACTGGTATGAGGGTAGAGATTTTTTCTATCGGTTTTCCGCCTAAATTGTTTGGTAAAAAGATAGGAGAAACTGAATATAGAATATCTGCAATACCGCTTGGTGGATATGTAAAGGTATCTGGTGTAGTAGATGAATCTATGGATACAGAAATAAAAGGTGAGCCATGGGAGTTTCAGTCGAAAAATATTGTGCAGAAATTACTTTTTATATCCGGAGGTGTGCTTTTTAATCTTTTATTCGCTGTTTTTATTTTCAGCATACTAACGGGGTTATCTGGGATATATGAGGCAGATAATTCTCCTGTAATTGGTGAGGTTATGGGAAAATTCCCTGCTGATTCGATTGGTCTTATTGCAGGTGATAGAATTTTAGCTGTAAATGGTATCCCAACCAACAGCTGGAATGAAATCACAGAGATTATACATTCCTATCCAGATACAATAATTAGAATAAAATGGGAGAGGGACGGAGAAGTTTTTGAAAAGGAAGTTCACACCCTTAAAAATAGGATTTTAAAAGGTAGCAAATTTGTAGAAGTAGGTTTGGTGGGTATATCACCGATATTGCATTGTAAGAAAGCTACCTTTTTTAGTGCGATAGGGAGAGGATTCGAGAATACATTTTACTGGTTGAAAGTAACTATTATTTCTGTTAAGCTTTTAATTACGGGACAGGAATCTATAAGAAATATTGGAGGACCAATTTTTATCGCACAACTTGCTGGTCAAACAGCAAGAACAGGTGGTCTGAGCGCTCTGGCTGGATTAATGGCAATAATAAATATTAATTTAGGACTTATAAATATTTTACCACTTCCTGCCCTTGATGGGGGTCATTTCTTAATTACATTGATTGAAGGTATAAAAGGTAAACCTTTAACTACAAGAACGAAATTAATAATCCAACAGATTGGAATAGCTATAATTATACTTTTGACTATTCTTGTTTTCTACAATGATATATCCAGGTTATTTAGGTAG
- a CDS encoding amidohydrolase family protein, translated as MANDIKIYKSRWIVPVSKHPLKDSYIIVSEDKIHSVVTELQEEYKDYEVVDLGNSVVFPAFVNTHIHLEHSSPVFVPTNFKEYLFKCYEEEREPDDIRKNTINENIKDVLGYGTIAVADFSSDGISVNPLIESELFARVFIEIKGFRRLQKDFILKRYKDIIDFLPVSKKVTCHFTPSSLALTNEELLRAIFYREKHIAMHFGFEECERQLLLNCNGLLKQYLLSVEDYDFDWKCPGKSPVNYMMENMLYTKHNLLVHCCDLTEEEIERLKELPEKINISIAPRVYDSLSIKPPDIHKLIENGFNICLGTESRVVNNDLDLRNEMIRCVTKFKVSYDNALKFATLNGAYAIGFHREVGSLEPGKVAKCLVIKNIDEEIDDPYKPIFNPDYKIEWLL; from the coding sequence ATGGCTAATGATATTAAAATATACAAATCAAGGTGGATCGTACCAGTATCGAAACATCCCTTAAAAGATTCCTATATTATTGTTAGTGAAGATAAGATTCATAGTGTGGTTACAGAATTACAGGAAGAGTATAAAGACTATGAAGTTGTAGATCTCGGTAATTCAGTTGTTTTTCCAGCATTTGTTAATACTCACATACACCTCGAACACTCTTCGCCGGTATTTGTCCCCACAAATTTTAAAGAATATTTATTTAAATGCTATGAAGAGGAGCGAGAACCTGACGATATCAGAAAGAATACTATAAATGAAAATATTAAAGATGTTTTAGGATATGGTACTATAGCAGTGGCTGATTTTAGCTCAGATGGAATTTCAGTAAATCCTTTAATAGAAAGTGAATTGTTTGCCAGGGTCTTTATTGAAATAAAAGGATTTAGAAGATTGCAGAAAGATTTTATTCTTAAAAGGTATAAAGATATAATAGATTTTTTGCCGGTAAGTAAAAAAGTTACATGTCATTTTACCCCTTCTTCGCTTGCCCTTACAAATGAAGAACTCCTCAGGGCGATTTTTTACAGAGAGAAACATATTGCTATGCATTTTGGATTTGAAGAGTGTGAAAGGCAGTTGCTCTTGAATTGTAACGGGTTATTGAAACAATATTTGCTTAGTGTTGAAGATTATGACTTTGACTGGAAATGTCCGGGAAAGAGCCCTGTGAATTATATGATGGAAAATATGCTATATACAAAGCACAACTTATTAGTCCACTGCTGTGATCTAACGGAAGAGGAGATTGAAAGACTAAAAGAGTTACCGGAAAAAATAAATATTAGTATTGCACCACGAGTTTATGATTCATTATCAATCAAACCTCCTGACATTCATAAATTGATTGAGAATGGATTTAACATATGTCTTGGTACTGAAAGTAGAGTGGTTAACAATGATCTGGACTTAAGAAATGAAATGATTAGATGCGTCACGAAATTCAAGGTTAGTTATGATAATGCTTTAAAATTTGCTACATTGAATGGTGCTTATGCTATCGGATTTCACAGGGAAGTAGGTAGCTTAGAACCAGGTAAAGTGGCAAAATGTCTTGTCATAAAGAATATAGATGAGGAAATTGATGATCCATATAAACCTATATTTAATCCTGATTATAAAATAGAGTGGTTATTATAA
- a CDS encoding tetratricopeptide repeat protein — MNRIYLLIVMIIFVCLSNLQAQDVNKELEEKRKELEKKAVEILDLRSALIIQQAELNQLRKELEKLRIQNEILNDSLRRKESKIKNLEELLKTVKEDKELSTAIIRNIRSSADTLSEEKSIVDSVLTDEEYISIYNNALSMYFNKEYRASMDKFEYLVVANSKHPLADNAQYWLGECYYSMERYQDAIEAFQRVLDLGDGNKSDAAIFKIGLSYLKLGNKIKAHEIFVDLEKRYPDSELVEKAKEYMKLDTSF; from the coding sequence ATGAATAGAATATATTTATTAATTGTAATGATAATATTTGTTTGTTTAAGTAATCTACAAGCTCAGGATGTAAATAAAGAGCTTGAAGAGAAAAGAAAAGAGCTTGAAAAAAAGGCTGTAGAAATTCTTGATTTACGCTCTGCTCTTATAATCCAGCAAGCAGAGCTTAATCAGTTAAGGAAAGAACTTGAAAAGTTGAGAATTCAAAATGAGATTTTAAATGACTCGCTAAGGAGGAAGGAATCAAAGATTAAAAATCTCGAAGAGCTTCTAAAAACAGTAAAAGAAGATAAAGAGCTGTCCACGGCGATAATTAGGAATATAAGATCATCTGCAGATACTCTTTCAGAAGAAAAAAGTATAGTCGATTCTGTTTTGACCGATGAGGAGTATATTTCAATATATAATAATGCTCTATCGATGTACTTTAATAAAGAGTATAGAGCCAGTATGGATAAATTTGAATATCTTGTGGTTGCTAACAGTAAGCATCCGTTAGCCGATAATGCTCAATACTGGTTGGGAGAATGCTATTATTCAATGGAAAGGTACCAAGATGCTATTGAAGCATTTCAGAGGGTATTAGATCTTGGTGATGGTAATAAGTCTGATGCAGCTATTTTTAAGATCGGATTGAGCTATCTAAAACTTGGGAATAAGATAAAAGCACATGAGATATTTGTAGATCTTGAAAAGAGATATCCTGACAGTGAACTGGTTGAAAAAGCAAAAGAGTATATGAAATTAGATACAAGTTTTTAA
- a CDS encoding tetratricopeptide repeat protein produces the protein MILRKTIYPIVILILEMVCLAFTRGITRVSFTRPSYMMKIPISSKEISPYVFRTGLSTEMFDFSDIVVNTEAVYFETDLTASFKLGVTTIQGVAGDSPVEIGLHFQKKFFEYSDVSFSAGLYDFVFQQGSSKMSLDTRSLSLFGVLGNEKEFENYKLNTYIGIGTGGFSKENVRSDSARGNQLGFFAGIMLNTSAMQEKGGIDFIAEYDGTGVNMGIRVPIGSNYKINFGVIHMENLPKFGKSYRWDSPAFVVSLDFVVPRIKEIKTEKPGMQVPQRQSTIKELNAQEYYEQKIDSILKACDIIIAGLRDSIEFYESQIKYLSNEITYLRQKIGVLEDSVRSVKLAKYAMERNTNMALRHLSKSLRYFYEGDYIGALKEVEKAIELNPNLALAYARRGSIYYKLGDIERATLNWNLALRLDPDYEDVRNILKAMSEYRLKSVKGLGKE, from the coding sequence ATGATATTGAGGAAAACAATATACCCTATTGTAATACTCATTTTGGAAATGGTCTGTCTGGCGTTTACTAGAGGCATAACCAGAGTTTCATTTACAAGACCTAGTTATATGATGAAAATTCCAATCAGTAGTAAAGAAATAAGCCCGTATGTATTTAGAACGGGATTATCAACAGAGATGTTTGATTTTTCCGACATAGTTGTAAATACAGAAGCTGTATATTTTGAGACAGATTTGACAGCATCTTTTAAATTAGGAGTGACTACCATTCAGGGTGTTGCTGGTGATTCGCCAGTAGAGATTGGTTTGCATTTTCAGAAAAAGTTTTTTGAATATAGCGATGTAAGTTTTTCTGCTGGATTATATGATTTTGTATTTCAGCAAGGTAGCAGTAAGATGTCCCTTGATACCAGAAGTTTATCTCTTTTCGGTGTTTTAGGAAATGAGAAAGAATTTGAAAATTATAAGCTAAATACTTATATAGGTATAGGCACAGGTGGATTTTCAAAAGAGAATGTGAGGAGTGATTCAGCCCGTGGTAATCAACTTGGTTTTTTTGCAGGAATAATGTTGAATACATCTGCAATGCAGGAAAAGGGTGGTATTGATTTCATTGCAGAGTATGATGGGACAGGTGTAAATATGGGAATTAGAGTACCAATTGGTTCAAATTATAAAATTAATTTTGGTGTAATACATATGGAGAATCTTCCGAAATTTGGGAAGTCCTACCGATGGGATTCTCCAGCTTTTGTTGTGAGTCTTGATTTTGTAGTTCCCAGAATTAAGGAAATAAAAACCGAAAAACCTGGAATGCAGGTTCCTCAGAGGCAATCTACTATTAAGGAATTAAATGCTCAGGAGTATTATGAACAAAAGATAGATTCGATATTAAAAGCATGCGATATCATTATAGCCGGTTTGCGAGATTCAATAGAATTTTATGAAAGTCAAATTAAATATTTGTCTAATGAAATTACATACTTGAGGCAGAAAATTGGTGTATTAGAGGATTCTGTTAGAAGTGTTAAACTGGCAAAATATGCAATGGAGAGAAATACCAATATGGCATTGAGGCATCTATCTAAATCACTGAGGTACTTTTATGAGGGGGATTATATAGGAGCGTTGAAGGAGGTTGAAAAAGCGATTGAATTAAATCCAAATCTTGCTCTTGCTTATGCAAGAAGGGGATCGATTTATTACAAGTTAGGCGATATAGAAAGGGCAACTTTAAACTGGAATCTTGCCCTAAGGCTTGACCCGGATTATGAAGATGTGAGGAATATTTTAAAGGCAATGAGCGAGTATAGATTAAAAAGTGTGAAAGGATTGGGGAAGGAATAG
- a CDS encoding MotA/TolQ/ExbB proton channel family protein, translating to MDIASLLGIIAGTGLILMGIYQLTPDFIIFVSLPSFLIVVGGSLAATMISFSMGEVLGIIKSAIAVFRREKIKMAAIVDTIVELAPIARRSMQDLEKEIPRISEPFLRDGIQMIVDGYNRNEIRTILETRIINRAQREKAEANVLKTMGKFSPAFGMIGTLIGLVVMLYGMSEFSAAGEDPMKTLGAGMGAALITTFYGVILANLIFNPMAVKFESRIEKRNMLQRMLIEGILLLHERKHPLIIRERLNSYLRPREWKREEEAR from the coding sequence ATGGACATTGCAAGTTTATTAGGGATAATAGCAGGTACTGGATTAATTTTAATGGGGATATATCAATTAACCCCTGATTTTATAATTTTCGTGAGTTTACCCAGCTTTTTAATTGTAGTAGGCGGATCTCTTGCTGCAACGATGATAAGTTTCTCAATGGGAGAAGTGTTGGGGATTATTAAGTCTGCAATTGCTGTTTTCCGTAGGGAAAAAATAAAGATGGCGGCAATAGTAGATACCATTGTAGAACTTGCACCTATAGCTAGAAGAAGCATGCAGGATTTGGAGAAGGAGATTCCCCGTATTTCAGAACCATTTTTAAGAGACGGAATTCAGATGATTGTTGATGGGTATAACAGAAATGAAATCAGAACAATACTCGAAACGAGAATCATAAATAGGGCACAGAGAGAGAAGGCTGAAGCTAATGTTTTGAAAACAATGGGTAAATTTTCACCTGCTTTCGGTATGATCGGGACACTAATTGGACTCGTAGTTATGTTATATGGTATGAGTGAATTTTCTGCGGCCGGTGAGGACCCAATGAAAACTCTTGGTGCAGGTATGGGTGCTGCATTGATAACCACATTTTACGGAGTGATATTAGCTAATTTAATTTTTAATCCAATGGCTGTAAAATTCGAATCGAGAATTGAGAAAAGAAATATGCTTCAGAGGATGCTTATAGAGGGTATATTGCTTTTACATGAAAGAAAACACCCTCTTATTATCAGGGAAAGATTAAATTCTTATCTTAGACCGAGGGAATGGAAAAGAGAAGAGGAAGCAAGATAA
- a CDS encoding flagellar motor protein MotB codes for MYEGNDIEKFAVEKPAEEEQPWLLTYGDMMTLLLTFFVLLFSMSTIDPVKLEMFSNSVGKALGIKKAKTYSLSEIYREVVRVVEEENLKKVIEVQTSARGVAIKIPSEISFESGSAELDPRIYPILNKIEPMMRRSVFPIAIEGHTDNVPISSGNYPSNWELSSARACRVVRYYINRGLDPSRFRAIGYASTRPRAPGRTVEEANDTPQKRAQNRRVEIVFLTVE; via the coding sequence ATGTATGAAGGTAATGATATAGAGAAATTTGCGGTTGAAAAACCAGCTGAGGAGGAGCAGCCGTGGTTATTGACCTACGGTGATATGATGACTCTTCTTCTGACGTTTTTTGTTCTATTGTTTTCAATGTCTACAATTGATCCTGTTAAGCTTGAGATGTTCAGTAATTCCGTTGGTAAGGCACTTGGAATAAAAAAGGCAAAGACATATTCTTTAAGTGAGATTTATCGAGAAGTTGTTCGAGTTGTTGAAGAAGAAAATTTAAAGAAAGTAATTGAAGTGCAGACGAGTGCACGTGGAGTAGCAATAAAAATACCGAGTGAGATAAGCTTTGAATCGGGTTCAGCAGAGCTTGATCCAAGAATTTATCCAATTTTAAATAAAATTGAGCCCATGATGAGACGGTCTGTATTCCCTATTGCTATTGAGGGGCATACAGATAATGTTCCAATTTCGTCGGGAAATTATCCATCAAACTGGGAGCTTTCATCAGCTCGAGCTTGTAGAGTTGTAAGATATTATATTAATAGGGGATTGGATCCTTCGCGTTTCCGTGCAATTGGATATGCATCTACACGTCCACGTGCCCCAGGGAGAACGGTTGAAGAAGCGAATGATACTCCCCAAAAAAGGGCTCAAAATAGAAGAGTTGAGATTGTATTTTTAACAGTTGAATGA
- the ispG gene encoding flavodoxin-dependent (E)-4-hydroxy-3-methylbut-2-enyl-diphosphate synthase, which yields MVDRQKRRRTRKIKVGDIYIGGDSPISVQSMTKSKTWDLENLYKEIDELVNEDCQIIRITVPDDKSASVLKKIRKYTTRPLVADIHYDYRMAIKAIEAGFDKIRINPGNIGDSWKVKEIIKCAIDHNIPIRIGVNSGSIPRKILEKYSRPTAKGMMETVDEYIKFFNDNGFFDIVVSLKSSDVKLTIQANTLFSKKYDYPLHIGLTEAGPGMKGIIKSSIAIGYLLLNGIGDTIRVSLTGSSAEEVRAGYYILKSIGFKIPGINIISCPTCGRTQVNLVEMVNLFEKKTRRIKKDLTVAIMGCVVNGPGEAREADVGVAFGKSDAVLFKRGEIIEKIRGDQAVNRLIEEVKKFDEE from the coding sequence ATGGTGGATAGGCAGAAAAGAAGAAGAACAAGGAAAATAAAAGTTGGTGATATCTATATTGGTGGAGATTCACCGATTTCCGTTCAATCTATGACAAAGTCGAAGACATGGGATTTGGAGAATTTATATAAGGAGATTGATGAACTTGTCAATGAGGATTGCCAGATCATAAGAATAACTGTACCAGATGATAAGTCCGCCTCCGTTTTGAAAAAAATCAGAAAATATACGACCAGACCACTTGTAGCGGATATCCATTATGATTACAGAATGGCAATAAAGGCTATCGAGGCTGGCTTTGATAAAATTAGAATAAATCCTGGCAATATTGGTGACAGCTGGAAAGTAAAAGAGATTATAAAATGTGCAATAGATCACAACATTCCAATTAGAATAGGTGTAAACTCGGGCTCAATCCCCAGAAAAATATTGGAAAAATATTCTCGTCCAACTGCAAAAGGAATGATGGAAACAGTTGATGAATATATTAAATTTTTTAACGATAATGGTTTTTTTGATATAGTTGTTTCATTAAAATCAAGTGATGTTAAGTTGACTATACAGGCAAATACTTTATTTTCCAAGAAGTATGACTATCCACTACATATAGGATTGACCGAGGCAGGACCTGGAATGAAGGGAATAATTAAATCTTCTATTGCGATTGGATATTTGCTTCTAAACGGTATTGGGGATACGATTAGAGTGTCTTTAACAGGAAGCTCAGCAGAAGAAGTGAGGGCTGGCTACTATATTTTAAAATCCATCGGTTTTAAAATACCTGGAATAAATATTATTTCATGTCCTACCTGTGGCAGGACTCAGGTGAATCTTGTTGAAATGGTTAATCTATTTGAGAAAAAAACACGAAGAATAAAGAAAGACCTCACAGTAGCCATTATGGGATGTGTTGTGAATGGTCCCGGGGAGGCACGAGAAGCGGATGTAGGAGTGGCTTTTGGTAAAAGCGATGCTGTTTTATTTAAAAGAGGTGAGATTATTGAAAAAATTAGGGGAGATCAAGCAGTGAATAGGTTGATAGAAGAGGTAAAAAAATTTGATGAGGAATGA
- a CDS encoding lysophospholipid acyltransferase family protein, translating into MSLLKKILLGIGETGRRNLSLFVGKLFFFILKKRKKDVLNNLKIAFPDKGEYWRKRICYKTYLHFSQVFLDFLPLYFASDKWIKGKIVINNLDTVKDLTTDTGCVIVGFHFGNWEIIPEVLVRRRFNLASVAKSLKNRAINDIVRDIRIRNGMKIIDMNDSVLKMVSHVKRGGILYIIPDQYAGRRGRDLDFFGIKTKVFIGPSRLSLKLNVPMILATCNLVNGKYYVNFDALKFDKHDYSEENVLKLTGIYFRYYEEKICKNPEQYFWFHRRWKKR; encoded by the coding sequence TTGAGCCTTTTAAAAAAAATACTATTGGGTATCGGTGAGACAGGTCGTAGAAATCTTTCCCTTTTTGTAGGCAAGCTCTTTTTTTTCATATTAAAGAAAAGAAAGAAGGATGTTTTAAATAATTTAAAGATAGCTTTTCCTGATAAAGGGGAATATTGGAGAAAAAGAATATGTTACAAGACATACCTTCACTTTTCGCAAGTTTTTCTTGATTTTTTACCCCTTTATTTTGCAAGTGATAAATGGATAAAGGGGAAAATAGTAATTAATAATTTGGATACAGTTAAGGATTTAACGACAGATACCGGATGTGTTATTGTCGGCTTTCATTTTGGTAACTGGGAAATAATACCAGAGGTACTGGTAAGGAGAAGATTTAATCTAGCATCAGTTGCAAAGTCTTTAAAGAATAGAGCTATTAACGATATTGTCAGGGATATTCGCATAAGAAATGGAATGAAGATTATAGATATGAATGATAGTGTATTAAAAATGGTTTCTCATGTAAAGAGAGGCGGAATTCTTTATATAATTCCAGATCAATATGCAGGAAGAAGGGGCAGAGATTTGGATTTTTTTGGGATTAAGACGAAAGTATTTATTGGTCCATCGAGATTATCTCTGAAATTGAACGTTCCTATGATACTTGCCACCTGTAATTTGGTAAATGGGAAATATTATGTTAATTTTGATGCGTTAAAATTTGATAAACATGATTATTCTGAGGAGAATGTTTTAAAACTAACCGGAATCTATTTTAGGTATTATGAGGAGAAAATATGTAAAAATCCGGAACAGTATTTCTGGTTCCATAGGAGGTGGAAAAAGAGATGA
- a CDS encoding threonylcarbamoyl-AMP synthase yields MTQVIKAKDLKGDIIQKIYNSLRNGEVIAYPTDTIYGLGVDVFSQEGIERLSILKGRDVNKPFSVLYKSKGELLKDFDGVLNFYQKEFVEKLLPGKITLVLPVPENKKFPQELIKDGFIGVRVVNVSVVSELLRDFENPITTTSVNPAGKPPAKNLTEILKYFDKKLSFVIYTGYVRKPSVSTVIKVTESDFQILREGAVSIFEIINKIKK; encoded by the coding sequence ATGACTCAGGTAATTAAGGCAAAAGATTTAAAAGGTGATATCATTCAAAAAATATACAATTCACTTAGGAATGGTGAAGTGATAGCTTATCCAACGGATACGATTTATGGACTTGGCGTTGACGTATTTTCTCAAGAAGGGATAGAGAGACTATCCATTCTAAAAGGAAGGGATGTAAATAAACCATTCAGTGTTTTATATAAATCCAAAGGAGAATTATTAAAAGATTTTGATGGTGTTTTAAATTTTTATCAGAAGGAGTTTGTCGAGAAGTTGTTACCAGGCAAGATTACTCTCGTTCTTCCAGTTCCAGAGAATAAGAAATTTCCACAGGAGCTTATTAAAGATGGTTTTATTGGCGTGAGAGTTGTGAATGTCTCTGTAGTAAGTGAATTACTGCGTGATTTTGAAAACCCGATTACCACGACGAGTGTTAATCCAGCTGGAAAACCCCCAGCAAAAAATTTGACGGAGATTCTTAAATACTTTGATAAAAAGCTTTCCTTTGTTATATATACTGGTTATGTTAGAAAGCCCTCCGTTTCTACAGTGATAAAAGTGACGGAAAGCGATTTCCAGATTTTGAGGGAAGGGGCAGTAAGTATATTTGAAATAATAAACAAGATAAAAAAATAA